Part of the Drosophila kikkawai strain 14028-0561.14 chromosome 3L, DkikHiC1v2, whole genome shotgun sequence genome is shown below.
TTGTAAACTATATTCCAAGCATATTACTCTCttgatttaaattgtaaaatagaTTTTCTACTAGAGAAAGGGAAAGTTAACTATAGTTAATTTAGAATCCAtttatttcccttaaatttaaatcattttcacTTTCAAAATTAAAGTCTACAATGGCTGAAAATCACACAACTCAATGAAAACATGTCTGTTTACCATCcgcttttcacttttccacATTTCGGACTTTGGACAATGCTCACTTTGAAAGGCAACACGaaatgaaatgcacaaaatGCTGGACCCTCAATTTCCCTCTGGCTAATTCGAGAACACAGGGAAATAGCAACAAAATTTTTCGCGAAATTCGGAATTCATCTGTTGTCGTTGACGTTGTTGCAATTAGCCCCGAAATGCGGTTCAATTAGGGGAGTACACGCCCCCGGCCGGTGGGCAAAGGACAGTGGGTAGTGGGCAGAGGCCGGTGGGCGGTGAGTGGGCATTGGCTGGAGCCGACAGCTAGCCGCTAATTTGCATATTGCATTACACGAAATACCAAACTAGCGGCGGAACTGGATGGTTTACGTTACATtacagagaaaacaaaagtgtacaaaatttgttttgaaattcttaaattttttataaaaaaaaaaggtataataaattgttaaaaatatataacaaatatattaactaattaaagcaaaattaaatatattttttcatagtaaatttaatatttatttgatttaaaaaataaaacaaacacattcccctttaaataactttaaataacttcaataatattttacatttaattttcaaaatatgaaatcaagaaaatattttctggaGAATCTGACATATTACTTAAAAACTGTTACACATTTTTCCCGCAGTGCATGAGGAATCAGTTTACAACTCTCTTCCACCAAAGCCGTACAATGTTTCCCggcttaattaaaaattttccgCCAACTGCCGCCCGCTTGCAGTGCATCAATTATTCGATTGTCCGCCAGCCAAAGTGGTAgctatattttgtaaattcaaAGGGATAACccaattgatttttttgtttgtattccTTATCAGAGATCAAGTTATCAAGTTATCCTTGAAGCATTTGCAGTATTGATTTTGCCATAAACATGCTGTCGGCGGCGGCTCCCTTAATGCGCCCGTTAACTCGCCAATAAGCGGCAAATCCCGCCTGTCGCTTCTCTCCGCCTTCGCCTCTCGCCGGGTGTACACATTCCTTTAAAAGATAAAACGGCGTAAACGTCAATTATGGGGGCGTACAAGCCCGGAGCCGGGGACTCCCGGCCCAAACCCGGATGATTGAATGATGGAGGCTCGTTGTCGggaaacaaaaactaaaccaaCAGAACGCTTAGACGCCACGGGAGTGACATTTTTTGAAAGTAATCCCCACGCCGGGACGAAATGTTTGATTTATGTCAACGTGAGGAGGAAGGGCTCGACACCATTAGCTAGTTTTGTACAGTTCAGTTTAGTTCGGAGAATATGCGGGTACCGAGCCCCAATTTTAAGCGGGACACGTTTCTTGTGTGTTGAGAATCTCTAAAAGTTTTACAGTTTGAACGGATGCCAAAATGATGATTCATTGAAaggaaaatttggaaaaatctGGTGCAAGTTTAGCAGATTTTAAATGAGTTGAATTccatttcaaaataatttcgcttgaaataattcaaaattcttaaacaaatagtttacTTTTACCTATAAATGacatacattttattaaactCTTGGTAAATAAGCTTTAAACAGGAACACtaatgaataattaaaattaataattgctgcatataaattgagattttaatcAGCCACTAAGCTCTTTTTGTTGacaaaaataaagtaattagTTTGCTACTCATTGAAATCCAATTAGTCGGCTAAATTGAGGTGGTAAACTCATAATTAATCAAATGTTCGAATgaaatgtattataatttccaaTGGAATAATTTACAAGCGGTGCGAGCTGGATTTTGGTGGTATAATTTGCGTTTCCTATAGGAAATTAATTGGACACGGGAAACTATGAATCAGAAAAGGACTAAGAGGGTGGCCAACAGTAGCTAAATTCAAGTCTGGCTGTAATTGAACTCAAGAAAAGTTAGGGTATTCTCCAGCCTTAAAGtttgttataaaataaatgaaaaagacAAATTGAAGTATTATTCTGAACTTTATTaaacttattaaattattatttatatctaTAGTTAAACATAAGATCTGAACAAGTGACATTTTGACCCTTAATGACCTCTCCCAGTAAACCAATAAACCAAATGTTcgcaaagaaaaacaaaaaacgccAAAGCTAAAAGGCTGAACAGCAACAACCATATCCAGGTGAGATCAGCAACCTTAAATTCTCGAAATGCCACATAGGGAAAAGGATTCTTTTGGGAAATCATTCCCAGACTGATCATCTTTCGAAGGGTTTCCTGCTTCCAAAAATCCAGCAAACCTGCATCCTGAGCGCGATGTATAAGCTCGTTCATAGGATATTCATAAATGGAGTTGGCCTGCATGGGCAGGGATAGCAAGACACTGGCTCGGATGATTGCCATTTCCGGAAGAAAGCAGTATACCGGCTGCTCGAAAAACTCCTGCCGCTTGGCCATTATTAGCCACTCTGTGTCCAAGACGGAGAAAGACTGGGATCTGTTTAGGCTGCTCCTTATATCATGAAAATCCCTGGTGTTTACAAACTGAATTTTGTCCCGTATCGCAGTAACGGGTCGCTCCCAATCAAAGGAGGTTAGATAGAAACGTTCGGCCTCATCAAAGTATACACTAACTGGAGAATCCCTCAGTTCCTGAAAGTTGGAGATCTGCCGGGCCTTGGGGCGCTTGGTTAACAGAGTCTTTAAGTGAGCCGCGTAAAGTGTGCTCAGCACTAGTCCCAGCAGGAACAGACTGGCATTCGTGACCCTCGAGCTTAGGGTATTCCTGGCTCTCATGTTGAAGGATTGACCTATAATTCCTGATATCATGCGCTCGTTTAGCACAAAACTAGACCAGTCCACTCGTTTTCGGAGAAGCAGAGTTCCAAAACACAGGTCCAGAAACGTAAAGATGTAGTAGAAAATCAGCAGGACCAACAGGAATTGTCCACTGACCATGACCACATACACATCAGCGGTGCGTATATCCTGGGCACATGGAACCATCACAAGCCACAGCCCCAAATCATAAATGCTCGAAAAAACCCCAAGCTCAGAGGGCATCTCAAAGCCACACAGGCTAATGGGCATGTCTATAGTGCCATTGAGAGTCATATTCCGAAGTAGGAAGAGGTTTAGCTGCTCACCTGGCACAATGTCCTTTACCCAACGGAAGGTGAAGTTGTAGATCCGGGTGAATTCTAAGATTAACTTGTAGACATAACCTGTCATCTCTAGTTTTCCGGTCTCCGGATTCCGAGAGACTATGGAGCGAGGAGAAAACTGATCGGGAATAGTTAGAATATATTTGCCACGGTAGTTCCGAATTGGTGTAAAAATAGTTTCTTTGGTTGGATTAACCTCCAGCCAACGTTTTGGTGCATAAGGCTGTAAATGATATATCCTATTTTCTTGACCGATTACTGCTACATCCAGGAATCTTAGGTTCTCAGTTGTATCAGCAAACTCATCGGTTGGCTTTTCTTCCCATCTCCGGCAGAGCAGCAACCTGACCTTCCTCATATTCAGCAGATTCCGGTCGAGAGCCTGCCACAAATCAGAGTCAAACTTTGGGTTTCCTGTTTGCCAGATCAAAGCCACCATTTCCTTGTTGTAGGTGCTCCTCAAGGGAAAGTCCATCTGCTCATTGAAGTTTAAGATAGGCAGGGAAATCCCCTCCAATCCAGATATATCATTCCGAAGGTCACGACTATGCCTCAGCAGGAGTATAGTTTCGTAAGGCTTATCCCTGTAGATACTGTCCAGGATGGGCTGCAGCCAGCTGCTGGTCTCGTTAGCCAGGAGTAAAACCGGAACTAGTAGCGGCCACATGTCCCGATGGAATGATGGAAAAACCAAGACAACGCCTGTCCCTTCATTATCTTTCAAATAAACGCTAATTAGCGGAGGTTATAAATGATTCGAGGGCTGGCTAATGGCCTACGGATTGCACGGCATTGAAAAATGGGAGCCATTAGCATTAAGTTTTACGGTTTACAGGAGGAGCAATTATAAGCTGGAAAAGCTTAGGCGAAATATGTATTAAATGCCCGAACGGGTGACTGAACCTCTCGTTATTTCCATCTCCGTTTAAACATTtccaaatatattttctaattgcCGTAGCAAATTGCtttcaatgtttttattttcacaaacacacatatcCTTGGCTCAATTAAGCCTGTTTGCAATTGATTATATCTTCAGTTTTGGTTTtgccaaatatttgcaatgaaaatatattgccTTTATTGATTGATATTCACCTACGATGAGAGGTACTAATTGCTCTCGAATGAATTATGTATTGTTTTAACTTTACATAAACCATTTCCCCTGCTGCTCATCAACTTTTCAACAAGTTTTTCCCACTTCCACTCTCgagttgaaaattttctaGGTTTGCACTTTCATTTTGCTGGCATTTCTCCTTCAATTAAACAAGTTAAATgtgcagaaaaagaaaagagctGAAAGGATGCTGACTGCGAGACGCTTGAAGAGCGTGTCGCATTAATTTTCACGCGAGTGCATATTTGATTTTCCTTTATTCATATTTCTTTCCACTGCCTCGGCTTCTCCCGGAGTGAGTGAGCGCGTGTTTTTGCATAAAGTCGAGACGGGGTTTCCCCCTGCTTCTGCTCGTTGACATGCATAAAATTGCAGAAAACTCCTGCTAGGCATAATTTCCCCCAAGACGTAGGGACCGAgcaacatggcgtatgcgtaatgtaacattaattgcatttatttgctttgcTGATTGATTTCACCGGTCTGTAAGGAGGGAGTTTTGCATGGCCTACATCTTTTCCCGGGCCCAGACAATTTGGTTTATCAAAGTCATTTGGCTGATGTTGGCCTAGAGGCAAAATGCCAGCCACGCCCACATAAATTAACGCAGATTTAACGAAGCGTTAACACAAAGGACGAGCCCAACGACGAGCAGCTGCCACAGCCAGAGTCCTGACaatcctgctcctgctcctgcttctgcttcaGCTTCCTCTCCCCCTCCGGCGACTTTGcgacaataaatttattggttttatcCTGCGAGCTTATCAAGTTCATCCACAGCCCCGAACATGTGCAGTAAATTTTTATGTCAAATGAGTTTCGGTTGCTTTCGCTTTTTCgtaatataatttatgcaaaaaataATGAGCGCGCTTTTAGGCGCTGCTGGGAAAGCAACGGAAAAGCATGTGTGTGGGAAAAAGTTATGAATTGATTCGGCTTTAAAGCTGTTGACTCAATGgctcatccacatccacatccgcaCCGGTGGAGCATCCTTGAAAAGTTtgccaaaaaggaaaagtttCCTGGGGCACTTGAAAAACCTGAAGCCTGAATTGGTATCCTTGAATCCCTCCGCTGATGGGACTCCTGCGCCTAAGTAGGGTTGCTTAAGATTTCTTTCGACAATGTGTTAAGTGAAAATTGACACAGGCCAAAGGGGAGAGCTTGCCATGATTGAACGCCTTTTGAAATGGGGGCTTTGAACCAGGCCCAAAATGTACATATCTCGGGAGTATTTAAAGTTTGTCAGTGGcaggcagtggcagtggcagccgCCGACCTACAAAAAAGTTTGCCATGTTAAGCTGTGAAATTGTACGccattttgccattttgcGGGAGCCACTTTCAGTTGTTCACTTGTTcgcttttttaattaaaaaagtggCCAACTAAAACGGGGACAGACATTTGAACTTGCTCCCTTCGCCGCCTTTTAATTTCCAATCTCTATTCCGGCAAAGTTTcgacaaaaatgtaattaaaatactgcaaatatttgcccaGTTCGAATGCATTTCCACCCCTGCCTCTGTCTCAGCCAAATGTGCAAGTCGCGCAAGGATCCTTGACCGCTTTTCCGCAATCTCTCTAATGCGGAGTATCCTGCGCTCATTTGTCTGCGTTCCGTGTCGTTTGCCTGgaaactggcaactggcaacaaCCAGGCCGGCGGCCGCATCCTTTTCGAGTTTGCGCTTGTTTGTCATCCTTTTTGCGGTACCCAGCCTTTGCCCTTCACATGATTGCGGCTTCATGCTTTTGCATATTTCCCATGAATACAATTTCAGCATAtcctcccacacacacaatgaAGATACGCATACACAGGACTCCGCTGAAGAAGGACGAATTATGCGTGAATATTCGCTGATATGCGAACAGAGTTGTCACTGGAACACAGAGAGACAGGCTCAGGTTTGTCGCAAAACCAGCCTATATATGtgggtatatgtatatggttACTCTTGGTATGTGAAGAATTTAGTTGTCAACCTTGATTCAGGACAATTTATAGGGTCTGCGGTGGATAACTGAGAAATGTGTCTACGTTGAGAATGCCAATTTATCAGGAGCATTGTTAGAGGCTTGTGTCTTGGTAGAAGGGTTCTTTTAAGTTGGCGGTGCCTCGCCATCAGGTAATAATACTAGCTAGAAAAATgttaagtattttatttataagaatttaaacaatttctaCAGTGGTAATGTAAAGAATTAAGTTGTTTTAGGGGAATTGTTGTAGCTTATAGGCAATATTCCAGAGATATTACTGGTaactattatttatataaggttaatattattaatattattattaatattttaataatttcaatttcaaggaAGATGATTAAGCAACtttgtaattataaaaattatgattataactcaaataaaattatgtaaatactAAATTTAGTAATTCAAGAACTTTTAAAGGCAGAAACTCAATTAATTTATAGTTACCCGTAATTATATCTTTTACTGCCCCAAACCTGTTTCTAATATTTCACGATTAAAGCTAGTGCTTGAACCCTTTAAAGCCATTAAAAGGTTGTGCCTAGAATTTAGTATGCTAATAAAATAGTTGTAAGATCTAAAAGTACGTTTTACTCCTCAGCATAAATTCAAGTTTCTGTTAAATAAACTTGGAAAAAGatttaagaatacaaaaaccgatgtttgacAATGTTTAACCATGTTTACCCTGTGGCTCTCGGTCGAAAGCCTTATGAAGCGTcttaaagagagagagagagcagccgaccaaaaaccaaaacagagATCCAACCAGACCCATACCCCGCTAGCCCCCTCTCCCTAACCAACAGCAACTAAAGCGTCGAGCACGTGTAGTGCTGCCTTCTGATTGGCCGGCTGCTTTCGCTTTTCGTTTCCGCAGAGAGCAAGCGAGCCGAGTGGCAGGCAAGCTAGAGAAAGAGAGCTGTTTAAGAGAGCACGCAAACTGGTTTTGGCGACCCAAAAGCACCCTGTATAGCGCCACTCGAAGCTAAGCGAACGAAGTGAACTTTACAGTTGTTGTTCGGCGTTCTTTGTGGTCAGACGTATCACGTATACGTATCTGCGCGTTTTCGCGTCGCTTCCGAAAAACGAAAATTCTGCATACCGGTTGCTTCCTCCTTTCGCACTAACGGTTTCACGTTACTCGTCGGGGTTCGGTTAAAAGCTCAAATTTATGcagtaaatttataataaaaaataaaaaaaaaacataattgcAGTAAACTGCGCCACCTAAGGTAAACCTATGCTGATTGCTCACATTTATTAATTCGTTTACATCGTGCGCTGCATTCTTGAGAACGGGTTTTACGGCATTCCCAATAAATTCTGCACTGGCGTTGGATTTTTATGTTCGTGACGAAAGTGAAGTTCTCAAGATCATAATCTAAGCGTTTCCGTTTTTTTTCCATCGGTTCGAAAGTGCCGAAAGAAAAAGTTAGTTAGTCGTAATTTACGGGATTTTGCGAATAAAAGCAGGCATAAAGCAGAActcgcaaaaaaataaaagagaataagttatttaatattcatacCCAACGGAGCTGGAGGAAAAAACCATCCGTCGCAGACAAACATAGCAACAAGTCGGCGCCAAGTCGCTTACCAAATCCAACACCACCGCTGTGTTTATTAACATTCAGCTGAGAGCGTTTGGATAGGTAGAAAAGCGTCGTCTTCCGAGAATTGGCAGTTAATTTTTGAAATCACCTCCGGACCAAGCCAAGtcgaggaaaaaaaaacaggcagagaaaaaaagagaccGGAGACACCCGTAGGTGTggtgcgtatgtgtgtgtgtatgtgcgtgTGATAACTGTGAAACTATATACCCAAGCCAGAGGGGGGAACGTAAAAGCAGGTGAATCCCCGTCCCTGTCCCCTCTCAAGATGATATTCGAGAACTATTCGAGCCACCCACGCTGCTCTGCGGCATAGAAATGGAAAGTTTCGCATCATTTCGTAATAATCACGCAAGTGCTGATGCCgcaaaagaaaactaaaagaaaatgtgAGGAAAAAAACTTGCAGATCGCAGCTAAAAAACCGATTACGCGACGCGTTCTAGATACATTTGGGTTGCATCGCAGATCTTGCCCAGATATTAGTCGCTTTATTCTTGAATGTGTGCCAAAATAATAAACGCCAGAGACCGACTGACCGTCAGttgtgtttattatttttataatttattgcaCAACAATaagaacaagaagagaatataTAGAATTCGGCAGCGAGCACTGAGTGTCTGTGTTTGTGCTTGTCTGCATCCATCCACATTCCGCGGTGAAATGCATCTGCAAGATACACACGGAATCCGGCGAGACAGACGCATAATAAACGATAAATTTCAGGGCAATGACAAAATTGCTGATAACTGACCAAGCACCACCAACATTTCGATTCTCCCTCTGTTTCGCCCTCCGCTTCGCTTTAGTTTGATCATTAATATCTTTTAGTTTAATATGCCAGAACAGAAAAGTCTGGGGAAAAgttcatatacatatgtatctgtGCTGCTCGGTAGCCAACTTCAAGGTTAGTTTAGACTCAGAGCTATATTTAAAGTGTCTTTTTGGCTTGCAGAGCTTAACTAATGATCTTTAAAGATTTTCAAGAACGCTTCTTTATTGAGATTAAAAGGTTATTgaatgtaattttaaataaattaaattaaatgtatctCAATTAGAAATCTTCAAtgaatattaacaaaaattgccaaaggtcttttcatatatttaaaactctcgggaaaattgataatttaatGCTCCTCTCACACTTCAAGGTTGGCCTACCCTCTTGGGCCATATTTCGACCATCTATTGGCTAAAAAAGCTTGGCTAATGATCCCCAATGAGTTGGCCGCGATAAAAGGCAACAAACACCAAAGAATGTTTGTGAAAATTTCccgaaaaaagtaaaaatcaaTGTTATACAGCATGTAGTAGGATTTGGCAATCGTTGTTTTGCTCAACAGAtttatgtttgtgtgtttggttTAGGCCAAAATGTATCTcgtttttcgttgtttttttttccgcaGAGGTGCGTTCCAAAGAGGGCAGGGGGTGTGAGATATAGGAGGTAAGGGGTAGAGCGTAGAGCAGACACAGGCTGAGTGGccgcccgctgctatttataGGCGCtcaacaaacacacatacCCGCCTCGCACAAAATGTATCTTGTAGATATATACACACAGGCAAAAAGTTTTGCATCGCCTCCTCCCCCTCTGCCCGTTGCCATATAGCCATGTCTGGGGCTGTCTGcctcataaatatatacaaacatatatacCAAACGACAATGGCGAGACACAGAGAACCAGATCCAGAACCGAGAACCCATCGCCAAGTGGCTAACGATGGAGGATCGCCAGATCGCCGGGATCTGCCTTTCTTCTAAGGCGAAGCAAGTTGCCTTTTGTCAGTTAGTTTCTGTGAAATCGAAAACAAGATTGATGCCTCTGAACAACCGGACATTTGGCGGTGGGGCGGGGTCGTCTTGGCCAAAGGAGACAACGCAGCTGCTACACGGAAACAAAATTATACTTGATTTTAAAAGGAAAGGAATCTAAGGAACTACCTACCATATTCAGAGTTTCCAAACATGACCTTTATTTTCTGATTTGAATTATTAGTAATttggtttattaattttcatttcttaCTTTAAAATTCTCTTAAAAAGCAACCCTTAATTAACATTAGTTTGGTATCTTTATTTAAcaatcatttatttttttctgtgcatgCGTATCCGTTTAATTGCTTTTGTATATCtgtttataaagaaaatacagGGGAACCCGGCATCTTGGCAATTTTCCTTTCAACTTTTCCCGCGTCTTTGTGTTTCGGAAAAAGTGCGCAGTTATGTTTTTCGGGAAAAAATACTCAAAATACCAATCAGTCCGCGACCAGTTTCGTTTTTTCTTGCATAACTGCCAGCGGCAAGTGCAGaaattgcaactgcaactgcaactgcaactgcgaTGCGGAGGCTGCggtgctgcggctgctgctgctgctgcgcctgcgCAGTAAATATCTTTAGTTTCGGGCATGACAAAAGCTGGCAAGCGATTCGCTTCATTCGCTGGCTACGTAATTGCAAGTTCGAGCACAAAACTTGATACTTGAAGTGgaaaagccaagccaaagccaCGAGAGATACGAGCCACAAATTGCAGCTGACTGCAGCCGTtgcgcttttgtttttgttttacgttttttattttttcgattttcatatacatatatatttattttatttttgttttgcggcCATCCCGCTTGCACTCGCCCAGTGcatgtatctgtgtatctttCAGTATGCAAGAACCGGAAAGGAAGTGAGCGTGTTGGTTACCAACGCCAAACCGGTTTGCTCTCGTCTCCAATGCTTCTTTTCCAAGAAGCACGACGCCAAGTCATTCACTTGCAGCCGATACGAGcttacaatatatatacatgtgcactgaaatatatatgtatatattcgaAGTAGAAGTAGTTTTTGCTGCGGCTGCGACGgcgcagttgcagttgctgctaTCAAGCGCGGGCGCAAGAACAAAACGAAGTGGATAGAGCTTACACTTTGAAAAATATGACTAATAATTAAGTCTtaatttttgtacatttttatataggatatttaaaatcaaaaatcacgATCTAGGTTGGAAAGGTTTGATCATTAGAGATTTTAGGGCATGGGAATACCGTCTGATTATTTTGCATGTTTTGTTAGAAATATGTTTGAACATTTCTttcatttaagtttttattaaattgtacAATATAGAAGATTTTCCCAAGTGTACCCTGAAGAAGCACGAGGCACCGAACAATGCGAAACCGATAGTTGCCCGTAGACCAGAAGACAGCAGAATCGAAAAGAGACGTGCGTAGCATGCAGCTACGGGTTCTTGTTGTAGCTGCAACTTGGAACTAGCGAACCTTTTCGGTGGGCGGAAGGGGAGTGACACTCGGGGGTGGGTGTTAAGTGCTCACCCTCTCTTTGCCCCTTTCTCTCCTTCCAATGgttgggttttcttttttgtctAGTACAACGCATGTGCAGGCTGCTTTTCTTGAGGTACTTGAACCTTATTGTCCATAGGAGTGTGTGGTGTGTAGAGTGGTGTaagtagtgtgtgtgtggccacAAAATGGCGTCGGGCTAAGGTAGCTCTTTGGCTAACATCATGATATATGAATGTTGTGTTTTGTGGGCGAAAGAACATTGAACTCTGGTCGAGTTACAAGGAATTATATAGAGCAAGGCGAAGGGCTCAACCAACCtaagaaaacttaaatgaGTCTTGAACTTTTCTAAggaaattttagaaaaaaattcaaGAGTTTAGAACTTTGCACTTAAGAGGTAAGTGTGGAGGTGTAGTTCTTAATAAATATCAGGAAAAATACTCAAGATAAATGCTTTTACATGGAGTACTTTAAGGGCAGAATGGCCCAGGAATTTAAAGACatttttgtgtttcttttcTATGGTTCAAGGTAACTTTTTCAAAGTCAAAGTTCTAGAGCTCTCTTTGCCAAAGAAACCTCTGCAATATTTCCAATAAATTTTTCTAAAAGTCTCTCCCCatacccaaaaacaaaactatgCCCAAACAATTTCCAAACAGTGGCGCAGCCATTAGGTTAAACTCCTGGGGTCAAGATTGTGGGACCCTCCCTAATCCCCGTCTGAATGCAGCAGGCTGACCTCAAAACAAGGCTGATTTATGTCGCTCCCCGAAAAGTGTCAACTGCTGCTGTCCAACCTCAACCCAATGCCCTCCATTTGGATTTCGATTCCGATGCCCAAGCCCCATTCCGATGGCGTTTCAAAGTTCCACACCATGCGAAGGTATCAGCTGTATCAGCTGCTGGCAATTTGAACTCAATCGACACCCAAATTGATAACTTAATGCGAGACAAAGAGGCAACAGTGGGCCACAGAAAGAGAAGGTACGAGGTGTGAGTGAAAGAGAAGGCTTTTAAAAAGTTGGCTCAGCATATTTATTCACTGGAGACAGTGCCAAGCAATTCGAGACCTCGCGAAAGGCCAAAAAGGAGGCAGATAAACAAACGGGGCAACAACTAAAGTCATCTCTGCCGGCTGGTGCTTCTGTTgtcgatgttgttgttgcagttttttatacccttaaagggggtattataattttactgGGGAGTTAGAACTGACTATCCTTTAAAACTCTAGTGTATTCGAGTATGTTCTCTGTATTCTATAAAGTCTAGAATTAGTTTACCTAAGAAAACTGGTAACATCAAGGGTATACCATTGTCGGTATGCTAATCTTTGCTTTCCTTTCTcatctcttttatttttgtaaattttcgttgttgtttttaaagcaacgtattgttgtttttgggtgCTGCGCTTTGGCTGCCTTGTCATTTACACGCGTAAACGTCCGTGACCCTCTGGCCCGGCTCTCAACTGACTCCAACTCGGAGGCAGAGGCTCCACAGGCAGTCGGAGGCTTTAAGAGGCCAGAGACAAGACAAAGACAACACAAAGAGCCAGGCGAGTGATAGAGACAAGCAGATAAGAAACGAGAGAGATGGCAATTGCTAAACAGCTGTTGACGTTAAGTTCAAAACTCTGGTTTTAGACTTATCCAACTTGTTAGGTCGCTCTTAACCAGAGCATGGGAAAGTAAATGgagttaaaaacaaattaaacggCTGATACCTAATGGTAACAGAAAAGCAAAtcaatttatgatttaatatttaaataaacaattaaaaaagataATCCTAAAAAGCC
Proteins encoded:
- the Ir67a gene encoding uncharacterized protein Ir67a codes for the protein MWPLLVPVLLLANETSSWLQPILDSIYRDKPYETILLLRHSRDLRNDISGLEGISLPILNFNEQMDFPLRSTYNKEMVALIWQTGNPKFDSDLWQALDRNLLNMRKVRLLLCRRWEEKPTDEFADTTENLRFLDVAVIGQENRIYHLQPYAPKRWLEVNPTKETIFTPIRNYRGKYILTIPDQFSPRSIVSRNPETGKLEMTGYVYKLILEFTRIYNFTFRWVKDIVPGEQLNLFLLRNMTLNGTIDMPISLCGFEMPSELGVFSSIYDLGLWLVMVPCAQDIRTADVYVVMVSGQFLLVLLIFYYIFTFLDLCFGTLLLRKRVDWSSFVLNERMISGIIGQSFNMRARNTLSSRVTNASLFLLGLVLSTLYAAHLKTLLTKRPKARQISNFQELRDSPVSVYFDEAERFYLTSFDWERPVTAIRDKIQFVNTRDFHDIRSSLNRSQSFSVLDTEWLIMAKRQEFFEQPVYCFLPEMAIIRASVLLSLPMQANSIYEYPMNELIHRAQDAGLLDFWKQETLRKMISLGMISQKNPFPYVAFREFKVADLTWIWLLLFSLLALAFFVFLCEHLVYWFTGRGH